The stretch of DNA TTACCCTCGTAGGTCAGTGGATTATCCTTACTCTGATTCAGCTTGGCGGCTTGGGGATTATGACTTTTTCCGTAGTTTTCATCCTCTTGCTGGGGCGGAAGCTGGCGTTTCGTGAGAAACTGCTGATTTCCGATACTTTTTCTCATTTACCGGTTGATAATATTGCCTCTCTGGTGAAACAGATATTTTTCTTTACCTTTTTCATCGAAAGTGTGGGGGCTTTGCTGCTTTTTTGCCGCTGGCTGCCTGAGTACCCCTGGACACACGCTTTATATTTGGCGATTTTTCATGCCGTTTCCGCATTTTGCAATGCCGGGTTTTCACTTTTCCGTGATAGTTTTATGGATTACAGGAGCGACATCCTGGTTAACATGACCGTTATGATGCTGATTATTGCCGGTGGCCTCGGATTTCTGGTAATTATGGAACTTCGATACTATCTTGTTCACAAAATGAACCGGAGTCGGATGTTTCTCTCTTTGCATACTAAACTTGTGCTCACCGTCACTTTGTTGTTGATTTTTGGTGGCATGGGAATGATTTATTTTACAGAGCAGTATCACACCCTGAGGCAGGTCTCAGTGGGTGAAGGCCTGCTGGCAGCCGCTTTTCAGTCGGTAACGGCCCGAACGGCCGGCTTTAACACCCTGGATATCGGTTCTTTTGGTAATTCCTCCCTCCTGATTGTTATCTGCCTGATGTTTATTGGCGCTTCTCCCGGGTCTTGTGGTGGTGGAGTTAAAACTACTGCCCTGGGGGTGTTCGCCATGATGATGTGGTCGCGGATGTCAGGTAGAGAACATGTGAGTCTTTATGGACGGACACTTCCACGCAACACCATTTTTAATGCCTTCAGCATTATTACCGCGGTCGGCCTGATCATGGTTCTATTCCTACTGATTTTATCCATATCGGAAGCCTCCGCGCCTCTTCCCCTGGCGGTTGAACGTGGCCGGTTTCTTAATCTTCTTTTTGAGGAAGTGTCAGCATTTGCCACCGTTGGGCTGTCAACAGGTATTACGTCCAGTTTATCAGGCTTTGGTAAATTCATGATCGTCATGCTGATGTTTATTGGTCGGGTTGGACCCTTGACAGCGGTATTGCTTTTTACCCGCCGACAATCAAAAAGTGATTTTCAATATGCTGAAGAACAGGTGATGATTGGTTAGTTGAAAATGATAGAGGATTTGCTATGAGACTTTATGTGGTCATCGGGATCGGTAATTTTGGTTACTACACGGCTCAGCATCTTTTTGAACTGGGTAGTGAAGTAATGGTTATAGACAGTAATAAAGAGCGGATCCAGAGTATTAAAGACCAGGCATCCAGGGCAGTAGTTGCCGATGCCACCGATCGTGAGGTTTTGGAACGCCTTGGGGTTCCTGATGTTGATGTAGCAGTGGTCAGCGTTGGTGACCGGTTGGATACCAGTATTTTGATTACCCTGTATCTGAAGGAAATGGGAGTTAAAGAGGTGGTGGTCAAGGCGGTAACCGAAGATCATGGAAAGATCCTCAAAAAGATCGGCGCCAGCACTGTGATCTTTCCCGAGCGCGATTCCGGTGTTCGACTGGCAAACAGCCTCAGCTCATCCAATGTTATTGAGCATCTTCCCTTGAGCGAAGGCTACAGTATTCTGGAAATGGCAGCTTCAAAAAAACTGGTGGGGAAAACCTTAAAGGAACTACGTTTAAGGAATCGTTTTGGGATTCAGGTCATCGCTATTAAAGAACTGGTTCCGGAGCGGATGCATATGCCTCCGGATCCCGACTTTGTGATTAAAGACAGTGATCTCCTGATTGTCGTCGGCCAGGATGAAAGTCTGGAATCACTGAAAAAACTTTCGCTGTCGTAGAATCAATCGAGTCTGATCCCAATGATTCCATTGGTTTTCTTAAAATATTAACTATTTTTGGAGGAAGCATGCAGTTTGTTGATTTGCCGGCCCAATATAAAGAATACCAGCAGGAGATAGACAAGGCCATGTCAGCAGTATTGACGGCTTCTCGTTTTATTAACGGCCTGGAAGTAAAACAACTGGAAGAAGAACTGGCCGGTTTTGTGGATATTCCCCATGCAATTGCTTGTGCATCCGGTACTGATGCCCTGATGCTGGCCTTGATGGCGCTGGGAATTGGTGCCGGCGATGAGGTGATAACAACACCATTCACTTTCATTGCCACGGCGGAGACTATTGCCCTGGTGGGGGCAAAGCTGGTTTTTGTGGATATTGAACCGGACACCTATAATCTCGACCCACAGTTGATTGAAAGGGCTGTCAGCGCCAAGACAAAGGCCATTGTCACTGTTGACATCTTTGGTTTGCCGGCAAACTATGAAGCCATACAGGCTATTGCTGACTGTCATGATATTTTCCTGATAGAAGATGCGGCCCAGTCACTGGGAGCTGAGCTTGATGGGCGAAAGTGCGGTTCTTTCGGAACCCTGGCCACTACTTCGTTTTTTCCGGCTAAACCCCTGGGGTGTTATGGTGACGGGGGAATGATTTTTACCGCTGATGAAAAGCTGGCTGAGCGTTTACGGATCCGGCGAAACCATGGTCAGCAGCGACGGTATCATCATAGTCTGCTGGGGATGAACAGTCGTCTTGATACTTTGCAGGCTGCTGTTCTGCTGGCAAAGCTGCCCCATTTTGCGGCTGAAATAGATCGGCGGCGGCAGATTGCCGCCAGCTATTCTGAGAGTTTTGCTCCATTTTTTCAGGTGCCGGTGGAAAAGCCTGGATATTTTTCGGTCTACGCCCAGTATTCATTACGTTCTGACCGGCGCTCGCAGGTCATTGAAACGCTGAATGATGCCGGGATCCCGACGGCAATCCATTATCCGGTCCCCTTGCATCTGCAGGAAGTTTTCTCCGAACTTGGATATCAGCCGGGAAATTTGCCGGTTGCCGAGCAGGTATGCGAAGAAATCTTTTCGATCCCGGTCCATCCATTTCTCTCGGATGAAGATAAGGAGAAGATAATATCTGCCGCGATTGATGGCTTGTAAAAGCGCTATCTTTTACGAAAGCGTAAAAAATGCAGAAAATAAATTTTGCTGATACCAATGCCATCCGAATAATCTTCGGTGAACAAGGTGAAAACCTCAGGGTGCTGGAAGAAAAAGCCGGGGTGAAGATCAGCAGCCGGGGAAGTGAAGTTATGGTTCAGGGAGATGACTACCAGATTAAACTGGTGGTGGATCTTTTG from Pseudomonadota bacterium encodes:
- a CDS encoding TrkH family potassium uptake protein — translated: MLKRLTPPQLVVVSFAAIILFGSLLLVQPMVVNGTPLKFIDALFTSASAVCVTGLVVVDTGSRFTLVGQWIILTLIQLGGLGIMTFSVVFILLLGRKLAFREKLLISDTFSHLPVDNIASLVKQIFFFTFFIESVGALLLFCRWLPEYPWTHALYLAIFHAVSAFCNAGFSLFRDSFMDYRSDILVNMTVMMLIIAGGLGFLVIMELRYYLVHKMNRSRMFLSLHTKLVLTVTLLLIFGGMGMIYFTEQYHTLRQVSVGEGLLAAAFQSVTARTAGFNTLDIGSFGNSSLLIVICLMFIGASPGSCGGGVKTTALGVFAMMMWSRMSGREHVSLYGRTLPRNTIFNAFSIITAVGLIMVLFLLILSISEASAPLPLAVERGRFLNLLFEEVSAFATVGLSTGITSSLSGFGKFMIVMLMFIGRVGPLTAVLLFTRRQSKSDFQYAEEQVMIG
- a CDS encoding TrkA family potassium uptake protein codes for the protein MRLYVVIGIGNFGYYTAQHLFELGSEVMVIDSNKERIQSIKDQASRAVVADATDREVLERLGVPDVDVAVVSVGDRLDTSILITLYLKEMGVKEVVVKAVTEDHGKILKKIGASTVIFPERDSGVRLANSLSSSNVIEHLPLSEGYSILEMAASKKLVGKTLKELRLRNRFGIQVIAIKELVPERMHMPPDPDFVIKDSDLLIVVGQDESLESLKKLSLS
- a CDS encoding DegT/DnrJ/EryC1/StrS family aminotransferase is translated as MQFVDLPAQYKEYQQEIDKAMSAVLTASRFINGLEVKQLEEELAGFVDIPHAIACASGTDALMLALMALGIGAGDEVITTPFTFIATAETIALVGAKLVFVDIEPDTYNLDPQLIERAVSAKTKAIVTVDIFGLPANYEAIQAIADCHDIFLIEDAAQSLGAELDGRKCGSFGTLATTSFFPAKPLGCYGDGGMIFTADEKLAERLRIRRNHGQQRRYHHSLLGMNSRLDTLQAAVLLAKLPHFAAEIDRRRQIAASYSESFAPFFQVPVEKPGYFSVYAQYSLRSDRRSQVIETLNDAGIPTAIHYPVPLHLQEVFSELGYQPGNLPVAEQVCEEIFSIPVHPFLSDEDKEKIISAAIDGL